The DNA region AAACAGGGTCCCCCCATTGGCAAGTTCGAATCGGCCCGGCTTACCCGAGGCGAGGGCTCCCGTGAACGTGCCGGCTTCATACCCGAACAGCTCGCTTTCGATGAGATCGTTGGGAATGGCGGAACAGTTCAGGCCGAGGAAGGGGCCCGTGGCGCGCGGCCCATGGTTGTGAATGCTCTGCGCCAGCATTTCCTTTCCGGTGCCGGACTCGCCGCAGATCACAACATTGGACCCGGTCTCCGCAACACGTTTCGCAAGGGCGATGGTTTTCCGGATGCCCCTGCCCGTCCCCCGGATATCGGGAAACCGGTACCGGGCGTCAAACCCGGCAACCTGCTTCACCAGGCTCTGGATCTTTTTGAATTCCCTCAGGACGATCAGGCTTCCGACATTCCTGGAATCCGGACCGACAATCGGATTCAGGGTCAGGAGACACCGTTCCCGCCTGTCCGGCTTCCCCAGGAATATCTCGTGATCATCGAGCGGCCGGTTCGTTGCGACGGCCGCGAGTATTTCCGTGCTGTTCAGGATCCCGCGGATGTTCTTTCCGCGTGCCTCTCCGGAACGAACGGCCAGGATTTTTTCCGCCGCCCGGTTGATATGCGTGATATCGCCCTTCTCGTCGAGGATGATGAGACCATCCACCATGGTCTCCATGGCGGACCTCAGGTAATGCGAGGCAATCTCCAGGGCCCGCAGTTCCTCTGTCACACGCAGTTGATTCTCGATGGCCCTGGCCGCGGCGACGATCATCCCGAACGTATGCGGATGCTTCTGGGCGGACTCATAGGTCGATGTAATGTCCAGGGTTCCGATTACGTTGTTATGCTTGTCGTGGATCGGAGCCGCCGCGCAGCTTGCCAGGTGAATCACCTGGAGATAGTGTTCCTCGGCAACGATCTGATAGGGCGTTCCCAGCTTCAAGGCCAGGCTGGGCGCGGTCGTCCCGAAATTCGCTTCGCTGAAGCAGTTGCCGGCCACGGCATTGTTCTGCCGGCAGTATTCCCAGATTTCCCCCTCTCCGATGGCATCCAGGATAAACCCGTTGCGGTCGGTGAGGAAGAGGACCATCTGAAGCCCGCTGATGAGCCTGGAAAGACCCTCCAGGAAGGGTCGGGCCGCTTCGATCAGGACTCTGTTTTCCCTCAGGGTATTCTTCTTTTCCGCTTCCGTGAGACGGCTCGGCACCGTCCCGGACCGGGGATCGAGCCCATCCGCCCTGCATCTCTGCCATGACCGGAGGATCTCGTCCCTGACGACTCCGCCTCTCACGGTGCCGGTGGAAACAAACTCCTCCCAGGCGGCCTTCAGCTTTTCTCTATCGACGTCCATGTCGTTCCTTCAATTCTTCCATCCGTTGCTGAATCGG from Syntrophaceae bacterium includes:
- a CDS encoding sigma 54-interacting transcriptional regulator, whose product is MDVDREKLKAAWEEFVSTGTVRGGVVRDEILRSWQRCRADGLDPRSGTVPSRLTEAEKKNTLRENRVLIEAARPFLEGLSRLISGLQMVLFLTDRNGFILDAIGEGEIWEYCRQNNAVAGNCFSEANFGTTAPSLALKLGTPYQIVAEEHYLQVIHLASCAAAPIHDKHNNVIGTLDITSTYESAQKHPHTFGMIVAAARAIENQLRVTEELRALEIASHYLRSAMETMVDGLIILDEKGDITHINRAAEKILAVRSGEARGKNIRGILNSTEILAAVATNRPLDDHEIFLGKPDRRERCLLTLNPIVGPDSRNVGSLIVLREFKKIQSLVKQVAGFDARYRFPDIRGTGRGIRKTIALAKRVAETGSNVVICGESGTGKEMLAQSIHNHGPRATGPFLGLNCSAIPNDLIESELFGYEAGTFTGALASGKPGRFELANGGTLFLDEVNGMSLDMQAKLLRVLEERKFLRLGGKHCIPLEATIIAASNRSLEEEVENGNFRSDLYYRLNVVEIVIPPLYERKEDIEILIGYFMEEIGNRLKKDVTEITPEAMEYLKNQPWPGNVRQLKNWIERAITLSEGSVLSLEDFSREHDGGRAVRMKKSEPVHKQKMYSIRLTDVENSMIRTALEESEGNVSGAARKLGISRDTLYRKMKKYEMAVLKSVE